The sequence GTTCATCGTGCTGAACAAGAGCTCTACGCTGATCGACGTCAGCGAGGAAACCAAACGCATTCTGGACCAGAACATGAAAGGGATGTTTTTCTGCAATGGCGACAGCAGGTAAGTAGCCGAGGCGTAGTTATGATTGTGACATTTATTTAGATACTATATTTATCGTTATAATCACTATATCGTATTAGTATAACTTTATATCTTGAtcgttttaaattatttaattggGTGTTTTTGTTGAAAGAAATATCCAtttgaatttcatagcaaaGCGGCATTAAAGTCGATTCAAAGTAACGAAGACAAATAATCACCAACGATATTCTTTTGCGCAAATTGATATACGTAATTCGAATAAGTGCAATTTTTGTTAACCAATAATACAAGCAATGATATCTTCTTAAATACATATTTCTAACAACTTTAAATAGTGTCGTCAAAGAAACTGTTTAGCATGGCTGTGACATCCGTTGGTCGATACTTCACATATTTCTCTGGATTTTTGCTAAACTGCACATCGGAATATCTgaaacagtaaaaaaaaatatataaaatctattattttttacaatttagaaaaaaatcttacatctCAAAGAAAGCATTGTACTGCGGTATGATGTGTTCGGTATTGTCCCGCTTGATACCTTCCCGAAGCAAAACATCCGGAACAGAAATTGCTCGCTGCGTCCGTACGATGTCATCCAGTTCTTTGTTGAAAGATGAGAACCTCTCCTTGATAATGGCTCGTTCCTTATCCTTCACGCGTCCACCGGATGGTTTAGGAATGTCGTCCAGAGGAGCAATATTGGTCAGTAGTCTGGACCACGAGCTCAGATAGGCTTTCTTCAGATCTTGGATCATCCTTTGGTAGCGCTTTTCGCAATCGTGTTCCGTGAGAGCAACGATGTCGATCAGATTCGATCGCTGAAGCGATTTCAGTATGTAGTGGGTGTTATTCAACTTGAAAAGCTGCTTGGTGGCCAGATCTCCGTACTGTTCGGACTTGGTCGCGATGGTGTAGTTCAGCTCTCCGAGTACCTTACGGACGTAGATGCCGAGCAGTGCCTTGTTCTTCTGTTCGATCGACACGGTTTTGTGGGATGCGATGCGATCCAAGTCGTTTGTGTAGACGGATTCGGTTTGAAGAATGCTCCCAATGGTATCGCAGTGTTCCTGAAGCTGCTCTAAAAACCAAATGGTGTTGGAGGTCAGTTCGTAGACAGTGGCATCCTTCGGTACGCTGGAGCCTCCGCCATAACTGATGGTGCTTGAGCTCATGCTGACCATTCCTCCACTAGCGGCATCGTTCTTGACTCCATCGATGAACTGATCCAATGCTTTGGATCCGGTTTGCTGGAGCTTGCTGAGTACTCCGCCCAGTTGCTGTCGCTGGGCCATGTCACATATTTTATCGATGTCAGGCTGGAGGATTTGCACGTGCTTGAGGGCAGAAAAAATGCCCAGTGCAGCGGACCACTCTTTGCGGCTGATACTTCTTAGGACCCTTCCGGTGATGGCTTCGGCATCCTTGACGACCATCTCGATCGAGGGCTGAGAAAGACGTGAAAATACCTCGTTGTGACGTGAGGTCGGAATGATGTCGTTCAGCAGTTGGCGTTCCCAAACAAGAAGCTTCTGGAGGCCCAGCAGTAATACCAAATATTTCTCCAACTCTTGATCGTTGTCGCTACCATACTCCTCTGCTGCAAGAATGTCACCAAAAGAGGAGTTTTTGCGCATAGCCAAGCCAGCTGACTGACCAAGAGTCTGGGCTTTTATCAACATTTTGTTTGCCTTGCGTTCAAATCTGTAAAAGAAGAATTTACGATTATTTTGGTTGAAGCAATAAAGAGTTGTTATGCTCAAGgaatttatcttttttttagGAAAGGAAGATTTTAACACATTTGGCGGGAATTTTTGCTCATTGGATCTTCATGATTCTCAGAATCCCTCCTTCTGCTCTTAAGCCCGTGACTTTGCTTATGGATGGTCCTTGGTGTCAACatttccggtaaaaaaaaattactgccCCGAGTGAGGCTCGAACTCACGACCTTAAGATTATGAGACTTACGCGCTGCCAACTGCGCCATCGAGGCTTACACGCCATCAAGGTCACTTACATCTGTTGCAGCCTTGCTGAAGTGGACTTTTTCACACCGGCATCCGACTGTCGACCATAGTAGCGCGATTTCAGTGGTTCGTTGCCCCAACTTCCACTTTTCTGGTGATCTTTCAGATTCTGCAGCGATCGCATAATTACTTCGGAACGCTCGTCGCCATAAATTTGCACATACTCCCGGCGCAGATTATTGTCCAACCACTGGGCGATGGTGTTCAGCTCTTCCCGGGTGCTTGTCGGCAGCTGTTTGATCGACGGGCAATCCTCATTGGACGAGTCCTCTTCGATGTAGATCATATCCAGCAGATCGACGGGCCTCATCGGGGTGCTGTGTTTCTTCAGCAACGATTTCAAGTGGTTGTTCAACGTTTCGCAGCCGTTGTTGAACAGGCTGGTCACGTTCTCCAGCTCCACACTCTGGGGATTGTTGTTGAGGAAGTAGTCCTTGGCCTTTTTCAGCTTGTTTAGCCCGTCCAGGAAGGCAGCTATGTTGCCCTCGGAGGGACCCTGGTGGATCAAGTTGCATACGTCCTGTGACGCATCATAATGCGACAAAACCTGCTCTAAACAGTTGAGGGTGCTGTCAAGATCTGCCGAGAAGAATGTTATCTAATTAAAAGTTACGATGATAGTAAAGTGTACGATGAATGTTACTTTGTTGTTGCTTTTGGAGGTTTTTGGTGACATTGTACACCGGTAGGATGGTTTGCTCCAACTTTCCCAGACGTTGCTCAAAAGAGTTCAAGATTTTGGACATGGACTGAGTCAGTTCCGAATACTTTTCAACACGATCTTTCAATAAGGCTTGATTGGTTCTCTCCTGTAAGTAAATAATTTGAATGTTGCTGTTCAGTTCGAGGTGATGAAGGTTACCTTTTCTAGTTTCGTTTCTATCTGTAATGTATTTTCCAGTGTGCTCATTTTAAGTTTTGttaaaaatcaatgttttcaccgacggtaatttttaattttactcaatttattGTACAGGATTCTGTCGATCCTGTTAGTGATATGATGACGAATcagatgaaaataataaattcgaGAAAGCGAATCAGCTAATCAAAACAAACGACGAGTGCTACGCGATGAGTTATGAATGAAATTGCAAAATTCTTATTGGAATGTCGGTTCACATCTCTAGATGTTTTTGTCAAGTCGATAACCAGAACAGAAACGTCAGTGACCAATGTGTGGTTCGGTGCTTTTGGTATTTTGAAGCGCTTTGCGTAACACGAACAAATTCATTTCCGAACAGTAAAAATGAGTCTTCGTGTAACAAAATCGATCCTCAATACCGGACGTGCCTTTCTGGTAAGACACGCGTCAATCAAAGCTACGACAGCTTCGGTTCCGGTTAAGGAGAAATGGGATCTCTACGCTGGGGTGCTGGTTGAGCGCCCGCCGGTGATCACCAAAACCATGGACCCCATAGAGGCTAACTTTAGGGTAAGTGGTCCCATGATCCCAAAACCAACAAAAGGTTTAAGTTATATTTTTTCCGCAGAGCATGCTAACGCAAATCGAgtttgaaaacagcctgaaatcCAGTCACGAAATTCGGAAGGAGGTGGAAAAGCGCCAAGCCGAATTGCTGAAAGCGGGAAAGATCGATTTGGACTCGGAAGCGCTAAAGCAAACCGCCCAGGATCTGGAAGATGCCTACAATGATGAGTTCGGTAAATTCAGCCCTGCGCCGCGTGTAACGGAGGCCGACAAGAAGAACGACCAAAAATCGCTCAATCGGAAGCTGGAGGAAACGCTGGTGCTGCTGACGGAGCAGAAACTCGGAGACAAAGTTCATCTTCTACTACCCCAGGGGAAACACTCGGCCGGCGAATCATTACGGCAAACAGCCGAACGTGCCCTGAAGGAAAACGCGGGTGATGGTCTCAAAGTAACATTCTACGGAAACGCCCCGGTGGGATTCTACAAGTACAAATACCCAAGTGCAACCCGACAGGAGGCTGTTGGCGCGAAAGTATTTTTCTTCCGCTGCGCTTTAAATCCGGGCAGCCAACATCAGGTGGACCAAAAAGTTAATTTCAAGTGGTTGGTGCAATCGGAACTGGAGCAAACTCTGCAGGAACCTTACTACAATAGCGTATCTCAGTTCCTGCTGTAATTCTACGATGAATAAACACACATAGACATATAAAGAGGCATGCATTTATTTACAGAAGAAATTGCACATTTTAGGCCATAATTGCTCTTCCATCGCCGTCGCTATTGCCACCGTTTTGTTGCGATGTGTTCCGTCGCTTGACAACGTAAATCTTTTTGTTGGAAAGACAAATTGTGTAGCTGTGCTCCTCGTACACTATCGATATCTTCTTGCACGATCGTTTCCCGAAAACAGCTGGATCGACGCTGCAACAAAAAACAAACTTATTAAAAGATCTCACCATTGAAAACCAATTTGTTCTGCAGTTTAAACAAACTCAATT comes from Armigeres subalbatus isolate Guangzhou_Male chromosome 2, GZ_Asu_2, whole genome shotgun sequence and encodes:
- the LOC134211406 gene encoding exocyst complex component 7 codes for the protein MSTLENTLQIETKLEKERTNQALLKDRVEKYSELTQSMSKILNSFEQRLGKLEQTILPVYNVTKNLQKQQQNLDSTLNCLEQVLSHYDASQDVCNLIHQGPSEGNIAAFLDGLNKLKKAKDYFLNNNPQSVELENVTSLFNNGCETLNNHLKSLLKKHSTPMRPVDLLDMIYIEEDSSNEDCPSIKQLPTSTREELNTIAQWLDNNLRREYVQIYGDERSEVIMRSLQNLKDHQKSGSWGNEPLKSRYYGRQSDAGVKKSTSARLQQIFERKANKMLIKAQTLGQSAGLAMRKNSSFGDILAAEEYGSDNDQELEKYLVLLLGLQKLLVWERQLLNDIIPTSRHNEVFSRLSQPSIEMVVKDAEAITGRVLRSISRKEWSAALGIFSALKHVQILQPDIDKICDMAQRQQLGGVLSKLQQTGSKALDQFIDGVKNDAASGGMVSMSSSTISYGGGSSVPKDATVYELTSNTIWFLEQLQEHCDTIGSILQTESVYTNDLDRIASHKTVSIEQKNKALLGIYVRKVLGELNYTIATKSEQYGDLATKQLFKLNNTHYILKSLQRSNLIDIVALTEHDCEKRYQRMIQDLKKAYLSSWSRLLTNIAPLDDIPKPSGGRVKDKERAIIKERFSSFNKELDDIVRTQRAISVPDVLLREGIKRDNTEHIIPQYNAFFEIYSDVQFSKNPEKYVKYRPTDVTAMLNSFFDDTI
- the LOC134211408 gene encoding large ribosomal subunit protein mL46, with product MSLRVTKSILNTGRAFLVRHASIKATTASVPVKEKWDLYAGVLVERPPVITKTMDPIEANFRSMLTQIEFENSLKSSHEIRKEVEKRQAELLKAGKIDLDSEALKQTAQDLEDAYNDEFGKFSPAPRVTEADKKNDQKSLNRKLEETLVLLTEQKLGDKVHLLLPQGKHSAGESLRQTAERALKENAGDGLKVTFYGNAPVGFYKYKYPSATRQEAVGAKVFFFRCALNPGSQHQVDQKVNFKWLVQSELEQTLQEPYYNSVSQFLL
- the LOC134211409 gene encoding ragulator complex protein LAMTOR4 homolog — translated: MLDLDTRPVPDQIGYLIMSEDGAVLASGGEMDNDERSANIISGLLTLTESVDPAVFGKRSCKKISIVYEEHSYTICLSNKKIYVVKRRNTSQQNGGNSDGDGRAIMA